From Sphingobium sp. RAC03, a single genomic window includes:
- the rplM gene encoding 50S ribosomal protein L13, with protein sequence MKALMKTTKSASPATVDKKWVLIDAEGLVVGRLASTVANILRGKHKTSFTPHVDCGDNVIIINAGKVKFTGKKLTDKIYYKHTGYAGGIKETTPAKILEGRFPERVLEKAIERMIPRGPLGRQQMRNLRVFAGAEHPHEAQNPEVLDFASRNRKNKVGA encoded by the coding sequence ATGAAGGCGCTGATGAAGACGACCAAGTCGGCAAGCCCGGCAACGGTTGATAAGAAGTGGGTCCTGATCGACGCGGAAGGCCTCGTCGTCGGCCGTCTCGCTTCGACCGTGGCAAATATCCTGCGTGGCAAGCACAAGACCAGCTTCACGCCCCATGTCGATTGTGGTGACAATGTCATCATCATCAACGCGGGCAAGGTGAAGTTCACCGGCAAGAAGCTGACCGACAAGATCTATTACAAGCATACCGGCTATGCCGGCGGCATCAAGGAAACCACGCCCGCCAAGATTTTGGAAGGCCGTTTCCCTGAGCGCGTGCTTGAAAAGGCGATCGAGCGCATGATCCCCCGTGGTCCGCTGGGCCGCCAGCAGATGCGCAACCTGCGCGTTTTCGCCGGTGCCGAGCATCCCCATGAAGCCCAGAACCCCGAAGTGCTCGACTTCGCGTCGCGCAACCGCAAGAACAAGGTGGGTGCATAA
- the rpsI gene encoding 30S ribosomal protein S9, producing MSDNRQSLSDLAAIAAEAAAAPAAAPAAPEAAATAAAPVEAEAPAAPVEPAAPTMPLRAQEIDNLGRAYATGRRKDAVARVWVKPGTGKITVNGRDQEIYFARPTLRLVINQPFGVTDRNGQYDVIATVKGGGLSGQAGAVKHGIAQALTKYEPALRSAVKAEGFLTRDSRVVERKKYGKAKARKSFQFSKR from the coding sequence ATGTCCGATAACCGCCAGTCCCTGTCCGACCTCGCGGCGATCGCCGCCGAAGCGGCTGCCGCTCCGGCTGCAGCGCCTGCTGCTCCTGAAGCCGCCGCGACGGCCGCTGCCCCGGTCGAAGCCGAAGCGCCTGCCGCTCCGGTCGAGCCCGCAGCGCCCACCATGCCGCTGCGTGCGCAGGAAATCGACAATCTCGGCCGCGCCTATGCGACCGGTCGTCGTAAGGATGCCGTTGCCCGCGTCTGGGTGAAGCCCGGCACCGGCAAGATCACGGTCAATGGCCGCGATCAGGAAATCTATTTCGCTCGCCCGACCCTGCGTTTGGTCATCAACCAGCCCTTCGGCGTCACCGACCGTAACGGTCAGTATGACGTGATCGCCACCGTCAAGGGGGGCGGTCTGTCCGGCCAGGCCGGTGCGGTCAAGCATGGCATCGCCCAGGCGCTGACCAAGTACGAGCCTGCGCTGCGCAGCGCGGTCAAGGCCGAAGGCTTCCTGACCCGCGACAGCCGCGTCGTCGAGCGTAAGAAGTACGGCAAGGCGAAGGCGCGCAAGAGCTTCCAGTTCTCGAAGCGCTAA
- a CDS encoding site-specific DNA-methyltransferase gives MGVMERVAPARRKKAIAPIAVAAAEIATDCLLRGDCIAQMAALPDNCIDMIFADPPYNLQLGGDLFRPEGGRVDAVDNDWDKFDTLGAYDRFTKAWLKQARRILKPNGSIWVIGSYHNIFRVGTALQDEGFWILNDIIWRKANPMPNFKGTRFTNAHETLIWASQGEDAKYTFNYKAMKTLNDELQMRSDWVLPICGGQERLKRNGTKAHPTQKPESLLYRVMLSCTKPGDVVLDPFFGTGTTGAVAKRLRRKWIGIEREESYIEVALERIEAALPLDESALTIMQSARSQPKVAFGTLVETGYLKPGAVLTDAKRRWQAVVRADGSLAVGTDTGSIHKIGATLQNAPSCNGWTFWHHEAEGGLKPIDTLRQTYLLANEP, from the coding sequence ATGGGTGTCATGGAGCGGGTCGCACCGGCGCGACGGAAGAAGGCGATCGCACCGATCGCGGTCGCAGCGGCCGAGATTGCGACCGATTGCCTGCTGCGGGGCGATTGCATCGCGCAGATGGCGGCGCTGCCCGACAATTGCATCGACATGATCTTTGCCGATCCGCCCTATAATCTGCAACTGGGTGGCGACCTGTTCCGGCCCGAAGGCGGACGGGTCGACGCGGTCGACAATGATTGGGACAAGTTCGATACGCTGGGCGCCTATGACCGCTTCACCAAGGCATGGTTGAAACAGGCGCGCCGCATCCTGAAGCCCAATGGTAGCATCTGGGTGATCGGCAGCTATCACAACATCTTCCGCGTCGGCACGGCGTTGCAGGATGAGGGCTTCTGGATCCTCAACGACATCATCTGGCGCAAGGCGAACCCGATGCCCAATTTCAAGGGCACGCGCTTCACCAATGCGCATGAGACGCTGATCTGGGCGAGCCAGGGTGAGGACGCCAAATATACGTTCAACTATAAGGCGATGAAGACGCTCAACGACGAGCTGCAGATGCGGTCCGACTGGGTGCTGCCGATCTGTGGCGGGCAGGAGCGGTTGAAGCGCAACGGGACCAAGGCGCATCCGACGCAGAAGCCGGAATCCTTGCTCTATCGCGTGATGCTGTCCTGCACCAAGCCGGGCGATGTGGTGCTTGATCCTTTCTTCGGGACCGGGACCACCGGCGCGGTGGCCAAGCGGCTGCGGCGTAAATGGATCGGCATCGAGCGGGAGGAATCCTATATCGAGGTCGCGCTGGAGCGGATCGAGGCGGCGCTGCCCTTGGATGAGTCCGCGCTCACCATCATGCAGAGCGCCCGGTCGCAGCCCAAGGTCGCGTTCGGGACGCTGGTCGAAACGGGTTACCTCAAGCCTGGCGCGGTGCTGACTGACGCTAAGCGGCGTTGGCAGGCGGTGGTGCGGGCGGACGGGTCGCTGGCGGTGGGGACCGACACTGGGTCGATCCATAAGATCGGCGCGACATTGCAGAATGCGCCGAGCTGCAACGGCTGGACCTTCTGGCACCATGAGGCCGAGGGCGGGTTGAAGCCGATCGATACGCTGCGTCAGACCTATTTGCTGGCGAACGAGCCTTAA
- the folP gene encoding dihydropteroate synthase — MKLPADARLYLRPTWFVPSPIGLPDGSVARMGNGLIWFQGYELSAFAGRDRVARVTVPVAGFADAIASLPDVLAERAQRLAANISATRAPLVLGERTIRFDAPQVMAILNVTPDSFSDGGKHVGDPQAAADAGFAMAAAGAALIDVGGESTRPRADKVWEGDEIARIAPVIERLTAAGVPVSVDTRKAAVMEAALAAGAKIVNDVSALAHDPRSMEVLAGAGCPVILMHAPSAGDDPHDNPAGYGDVVADVFDHLEGRIAACLEAGIARDRIMVDPGLGFGKSLADNLALVNGLATFQALGVPLLFAGSRKRLIGALSNEAPAADRLGGSIALAFRAAQLGAQMVRAHDVKESVQALHLWRGLADAGLSAI; from the coding sequence ATGAAATTACCCGCCGATGCGCGCCTGTACCTGCGGCCGACATGGTTCGTGCCGTCGCCGATCGGCTTGCCGGACGGGTCGGTGGCGCGGATGGGCAATGGGCTGATCTGGTTTCAAGGCTATGAACTGAGCGCCTTTGCCGGACGCGACCGGGTGGCGCGGGTGACGGTGCCGGTGGCCGGTTTCGCCGATGCGATCGCCAGCTTGCCTGATGTCTTGGCGGAGCGGGCGCAGAGGTTGGCCGCCAATATCTCCGCGACCCGCGCGCCGCTTGTCCTTGGCGAACGCACCATCCGGTTCGATGCGCCGCAGGTGATGGCGATCCTGAACGTCACGCCCGACAGCTTTTCGGACGGCGGCAAGCATGTCGGCGATCCGCAGGCGGCGGCCGATGCGGGGTTCGCGATGGCGGCGGCGGGCGCGGCGTTGATCGATGTGGGGGGCGAATCCACGCGGCCACGCGCCGACAAGGTGTGGGAAGGCGATGAGATCGCCCGCATTGCGCCGGTGATCGAGCGGCTGACGGCGGCGGGCGTGCCGGTGTCGGTGGACACGCGCAAGGCGGCAGTCATGGAGGCGGCGTTGGCGGCCGGTGCGAAGATCGTCAATGATGTCAGCGCGCTGGCGCATGATCCGCGCAGCATGGAGGTCTTGGCCGGGGCAGGGTGTCCGGTCATCCTGATGCATGCGCCGTCGGCAGGCGATGATCCGCATGACAATCCTGCGGGCTATGGCGATGTCGTGGCGGATGTGTTCGATCATCTCGAAGGGCGGATCGCCGCTTGCCTTGAGGCTGGCATCGCGCGCGATCGGATCATGGTCGATCCGGGGCTTGGCTTTGGCAAGTCGCTGGCCGACAATCTCGCGCTGGTCAATGGCCTGGCGACGTTTCAGGCGTTGGGTGTGCCATTGCTGTTCGCGGGCAGCCGCAAAAGGCTGATCGGTGCGCTGTCCAACGAAGCGCCCGCTGCCGATCGACTGGGCGGTTCCATCGCGCTGGCGTTCCGTGCCGCGCAACTCGGCGCGCAGATGGTGCGGGCGCATGACGTCAAGGAAAGCGTCCAGGCCTTGCACCTGTGGCGCGGCTTGGCGGACGCCGGATTGAGCGCGATTTAG